A region of uncultured Desulfobacter sp. DNA encodes the following proteins:
- a CDS encoding DEAD/DEAH box helicase, which translates to MEENNSKNLYKQLPCVMQRIIQLLCIQMLPFRQKDILACLEAIGENHVAGNPLNSKTIREIIDQLEKQGLVIKSPKGIFCPDSLLGVVQDVVNEGGFDALAQAVLNVSPFQKKPVYYVGQPDDGTIYFNNRAEYLRAVRIAAFSHERLADIELVYKSGMQILPIHQLQDSVFLELFHRPFSKALFDSFPVSTCMKILSCIIRDAIQILAPVEDALAYYISRIDEENLTQKHEFLLTALLLCGKTEILQKILQNNNKSSSSPIPAHLIPSHNACLQMIKGQYAQALELFKQALVLKKSNTRKRNVFLDGYPGLFFILALAASDHEDNHHAALTYIDISKKIKHTHRFAIEGMQTVFHEKIGLPAIDAPDYLPLDLVTPPMDYFLDFLVLSWTNAAAAKKHIKQLKAIADKASDSSYVWLAAEASALLSNLGVKSQALKERADTCHQAMGTQTLTTLIQPVPKWEKDLKSLLNIGKLLDGSRKEAASDGSLYDERMIWLLSYSEKYSSCHITPRVQKLAKNGMWTKGRPVALKNLYDNHKSMKHLTEQDHKICDAIDTETYYTGYRRGYAETYYDFDEEKALPALIGHPLLFFEDDIGTPVEIVEGDPELRVRVENGKISVAMHPTPRNEDAKIQITRETPTRLKLIRFSHNHLQIFQALGKKGMKLPAKAKDMVSKAMESLTSMIPVISDLEVAGGAPGKEIKADLTPHVHVTSHLQGISVTVLIQPIKGYEAYFQPGRGGRHVLAQINGTRVQATRNKAKELERVEQILDACPTLGSFEAVDGQWQIEDPEDALETLFELKNCEQDVILKWPQGEKLKIYAQTDFNHFQLSISKEKDWFKASGQLSIDPKLSLDLKQLMTMLDKPVGRFIPLDDTTFIAITRSLKERLEELKSYSTPHKNGVRFSPFAALAVEELADALGSVESDLAWKNHVKKLTQIVTPQVPSTLQARLRDYQVAGFNWLFQLAHWQVGACLADDMGLGKTVQALAAVLLSAGDGPSLVVAPLSVVSNWVAECRKFAPTLNPIVFGSGDRQETIDSLGPFDLIISTYGLLQIEADKLSKQQWQTVILDEAQAIKNMQTKRSKAAMNLNAKFRIITTGTPIENHLGELWNLFHFLNPGLLGNWSRFKNTFAIPIERDKDKMASRRLQKLIKPFIMRRMKSDVLKDLPEKTEINLEVIMNEQEASLYEARRQLAVEAIENSDGTTGQIHLKILSELTKLRQLCCNPSLILPDTDIESSKLKLFGNLVHELLENNHKVLVFSQFVTHLSILRSYLDKEKITYQYLDGATSKTKREQRINAFQRGESDLFLISLKAGGLGLNLTAADYVIHMDPWWNPAVEDQASDRAHRIGQVRPVTVYRLIMKDTIEDRIVNLHKEKRQLAESLLAGSDASAKISAQELLSLLHS; encoded by the coding sequence ATGGAAGAGAATAACAGCAAAAACCTGTACAAACAACTGCCTTGCGTGATGCAGCGGATTATTCAATTGCTTTGCATACAGATGCTGCCATTTAGACAAAAAGACATTTTAGCTTGCCTTGAAGCCATTGGTGAAAACCATGTGGCGGGTAACCCTCTGAATTCAAAAACGATTCGAGAAATAATCGATCAACTTGAAAAACAAGGGCTTGTTATCAAAAGCCCCAAAGGTATTTTCTGTCCTGACTCCCTGTTGGGTGTGGTTCAAGACGTTGTGAATGAAGGCGGCTTTGATGCTCTGGCCCAGGCAGTTTTAAATGTAAGTCCGTTTCAGAAAAAACCGGTTTATTATGTTGGACAACCCGACGACGGCACCATTTATTTTAACAACCGGGCCGAATACTTAAGGGCTGTACGAATTGCCGCCTTCAGTCATGAACGGCTGGCGGATATTGAGCTGGTGTACAAATCAGGCATGCAGATATTACCCATACATCAGTTACAGGACTCCGTGTTTTTAGAACTCTTTCATCGCCCCTTTTCCAAGGCGTTGTTTGATTCATTTCCCGTGTCCACCTGCATGAAAATTCTTTCTTGCATCATCAGGGATGCTATACAGATATTGGCCCCGGTGGAAGATGCGTTAGCATATTACATTTCCCGGATAGACGAAGAAAATCTGACGCAAAAACATGAATTTCTGCTCACGGCACTGCTGCTGTGTGGAAAAACAGAAATTCTTCAAAAAATTTTGCAAAATAATAACAAATCATCATCCAGTCCAATTCCAGCGCATCTGATTCCATCTCATAATGCCTGCTTACAGATGATTAAAGGGCAGTATGCCCAGGCCCTGGAACTATTTAAGCAGGCACTGGTCCTGAAAAAAAGCAACACCCGTAAAAGAAATGTTTTTCTGGATGGCTATCCCGGCCTTTTTTTTATACTGGCCCTTGCAGCAAGTGACCATGAAGACAACCATCATGCCGCACTAACCTATATCGACATTTCGAAAAAAATAAAACATACGCATCGGTTTGCCATTGAAGGCATGCAGACGGTTTTTCATGAAAAAATCGGCCTGCCGGCTATTGATGCGCCTGACTATTTACCTTTAGATCTTGTCACACCCCCCATGGATTATTTTTTGGATTTTCTGGTTTTAAGCTGGACAAATGCCGCAGCTGCAAAAAAACATATTAAGCAGCTGAAGGCGATTGCGGATAAAGCATCTGATTCATCATATGTTTGGTTAGCTGCTGAAGCAAGCGCGTTACTTTCCAACCTGGGCGTTAAATCCCAAGCTTTAAAAGAACGTGCCGACACCTGCCATCAGGCCATGGGCACCCAAACGCTGACCACCCTTATCCAACCGGTCCCAAAATGGGAAAAGGACCTGAAAAGCCTTTTAAATATCGGAAAACTGCTTGATGGAAGCCGGAAAGAAGCCGCAAGTGACGGGAGTCTGTATGACGAACGGATGATCTGGCTTTTGTCATACAGTGAAAAATACAGCTCGTGTCACATTACCCCCCGTGTTCAAAAACTGGCCAAAAACGGCATGTGGACCAAGGGACGTCCAGTGGCGTTGAAAAATTTATATGATAATCATAAATCCATGAAACATCTCACCGAGCAGGATCATAAAATCTGTGACGCCATTGATACTGAAACTTACTATACAGGATACCGGCGAGGGTATGCGGAAACCTATTATGACTTTGATGAGGAAAAGGCATTACCTGCGTTGATCGGGCATCCGCTTTTATTTTTTGAAGATGATATCGGCACACCGGTGGAAATCGTAGAGGGCGACCCGGAACTGCGCGTACGTGTTGAAAATGGAAAAATCAGTGTGGCAATGCATCCCACCCCCCGGAATGAAGATGCAAAAATTCAGATTACCAGAGAAACCCCTACCCGTTTAAAACTGATCCGGTTTTCACACAACCATCTGCAAATTTTCCAGGCCCTGGGAAAAAAGGGAATGAAACTGCCGGCCAAAGCCAAAGATATGGTCAGCAAGGCCATGGAGTCCCTGACATCCATGATTCCGGTAATTTCCGATCTTGAAGTGGCCGGTGGTGCACCGGGAAAAGAGATCAAAGCGGATTTAACCCCCCATGTCCATGTCACTTCACATCTGCAGGGGATCAGTGTGACGGTACTCATACAACCGATCAAAGGGTATGAGGCTTATTTTCAACCAGGCCGGGGCGGACGGCATGTGTTGGCACAAATAAACGGCACCCGGGTTCAAGCGACACGAAATAAAGCCAAGGAACTGGAAAGGGTGGAGCAAATTCTTGACGCATGTCCCACCTTGGGTTCCTTTGAAGCTGTGGATGGACAATGGCAGATCGAAGACCCCGAAGACGCGCTGGAAACGCTTTTTGAATTGAAAAATTGCGAACAGGATGTGATCCTGAAATGGCCCCAGGGTGAAAAACTAAAGATTTACGCCCAGACCGATTTTAATCATTTTCAATTGTCAATCAGCAAAGAAAAGGATTGGTTTAAAGCCAGCGGCCAACTGTCAATTGACCCGAAATTATCACTTGATCTCAAACAGCTGATGACCATGCTTGACAAGCCGGTGGGCCGATTTATCCCCTTGGACGATACGACCTTTATTGCCATCACCCGCTCGCTGAAAGAGCGGCTTGAAGAGCTGAAATCCTACTCAACACCCCATAAAAACGGCGTGCGCTTCTCGCCTTTTGCCGCTCTGGCCGTGGAGGAACTGGCAGATGCACTGGGCTCGGTGGAAAGTGATCTGGCCTGGAAAAATCATGTAAAAAAGCTGACGCAAATAGTTACCCCCCAAGTGCCCTCTACATTGCAGGCTCGTTTAAGGGATTACCAGGTCGCAGGATTCAACTGGTTGTTCCAATTAGCCCATTGGCAGGTCGGGGCATGCCTGGCCGATGATATGGGCCTTGGGAAAACGGTTCAAGCACTGGCCGCCGTGCTGCTTAGCGCCGGGGACGGGCCGTCCCTTGTGGTGGCACCCCTGTCGGTTGTTTCCAACTGGGTGGCGGAGTGCCGCAAATTTGCGCCCACATTGAACCCCATTGTTTTCGGTAGCGGTGACCGCCAGGAAACCATTGATTCCCTGGGGCCCTTTGATCTGATTATCAGCACCTACGGCCTTTTACAAATTGAGGCAGATAAGCTGTCGAAACAACAGTGGCAGACCGTTATCCTGGATGAGGCCCAGGCCATAAAAAATATGCAGACCAAGCGCTCCAAGGCAGCCATGAACCTAAACGCCAAATTCAGGATCATCACCACCGGCACACCCATTGAAAACCATCTGGGGGAATTGTGGAACCTGTTTCATTTTCTGAACCCGGGGCTGCTTGGCAACTGGTCCCGGTTTAAGAATACCTTTGCCATACCCATTGAGCGGGATAAGGATAAAATGGCGTCCCGGCGGCTTCAAAAATTGATCAAACCTTTTATCATGCGCAGGATGAAATCGGACGTTCTGAAAGACCTTCCGGAAAAAACGGAAATAAATCTTGAAGTGATCATGAATGAACAAGAGGCCTCGCTTTACGAAGCCAGGCGGCAGCTGGCTGTTGAAGCCATAGAAAACAGTGACGGCACAACGGGGCAGATCCACTTGAAAATTTTATCAGAGTTGACAAAGCTGAGGCAGCTGTGTTGCAATCCTTCCCTGATTCTGCCGGACACGGATATTGAAAGTTCAAAATTGAAACTGTTTGGCAACTTGGTGCATGAATTGCTGGAGAACAACCATAAAGTGCTTGTGTTCAGCCAGTTCGTAACGCATCTGTCCATTTTAAGATCCTACCTGGATAAAGAAAAAATCACGTATCAGTATCTGGACGGCGCCACATCAAAAACAAAGCGCGAACAACGCATCAATGCGTTTCAAAGGGGAGAGAGTGACCTGTTTCTTATCAGTCTTAAGGCCGGGGGCCTTGGATTGAACCTTACGGCAGCAGACTATGTCATCCACATGGATCCCTGGTGGAATCCGGCAGTGGAAGATCAGGCCTCGGACAGGGCCCACCGTATCGGGCAGGTACGTCCGGTAACCGTATACCGGCTGATTATGAAGGACACCATTGAAGACCGGATTGTGAATCTTCACAAAGAAAAACGCCAACTGGCCGAAAGCCTGCTTGCCGGCAGCGACGCTTCTGCAAAAATATCGGCCCAGGAACTGTTGTCACTGTTACACAGTTGA
- a CDS encoding transglutaminase family protein, with protein MAIQVALYHRTEYKYDRRIQLGPQVIRLRPAPHCRTPILSYSQSISPDNHFINWQQDPFSNYLARLNFTEKTDHFSITVDLVAEMVTINPFDFFLEEYAREYPFKYSSEVKTDLGPFLQKTCTDSKFTDYLSRISRKKENTIDFLVRVNQDLQKAIRYNIRMEPNVQTCEETLTKLSGSCRDSAWLLVNILRHLGLAARFVSGYLIQLTADVKSLDGPSGPEQDFTDLHAWVEVYLPGAGWVGLDPTSGLLAGEGHIPLACTPFPKSAAPVTGGLEACEVDFCHTMRVTRIHEDPRSTKPYPEEIWTKIHDLGFRVDDEIKKENITLTMGGEPTFVSATDMDADEWNTAAVGPTKRIKAMELLQRLRIKWAPGSLLHIGQGKWYPGESLPRWALGCYWRKDGKPLWKDPSLLADDTKDYKFGATHAQVLMQTITQVLGVDEKYIIPAYEDVFHWLLKEQRLPMNVTPEDSRLKDPEERARMARVFEQGIGAVTGFVLPIKKGSWKSCTWQLRSNNLFLVPGDSPMGLRLPLDSLPWVAPRQYPHIVEEDPMGIHGPFPDPLTTESDKELLRRTEKEKDGQLNIPGLPETETRDDIVSQTLGPASQKVYYTSGSEPVIRTALCIQPRDGRLYVFMPPMASASDYFELIAAVEQAASTTGFPVIIEGYTPPFDHRINVLNVTPDPGVIEVNIHPATSWRQMVEVTCDLYEEARQSVLGTEKFMLDGRHSGTGGGNHIVMGGPSPGQSPWLARPDLLRSFLAFWNNHPSLSFLFSGLFIGPTSQSPRIDEARHDTLDELDIAFAELDNQKESYQSYFLPGSDKGLPCPPWLVDRLFRHLLTDLTGNTHRAEFCIDKLYSPDSSSGRLGLLEFRSFEMPPHARMSLAQQLLLRIFLLKFWKTPYREKLVRWGTALHDKFMLPFYVWQDFCDVLDILRRDGYDLTPACFHPHFEFRFPFIGKVCHAGVEMELRTAIEPWHVLGEEPGGGGTARYVDSSLERIQIKVSGMTDNRYQVLCNGRPVPLHPTDVNAQFVAGIRYRAWQPPSCLHPTIGVHTPLIFDLVDTWSLRSVGGCTYHASHPGGRNYDTFPINSLEAEGRRISRFRDIGHTPGPMGQIPHEPLNPRFPHTLDLRTRP; from the coding sequence ATGGCAATCCAAGTGGCCCTGTATCACAGGACCGAATATAAATATGACCGCAGAATCCAGTTAGGCCCCCAGGTGATCCGGCTGCGGCCCGCGCCCCACTGCCGGACCCCCATTTTAAGCTACAGCCAGAGCATTTCCCCGGACAACCATTTTATCAACTGGCAGCAGGATCCGTTTTCAAACTATCTTGCACGGCTCAATTTTACTGAAAAAACAGATCACTTTTCAATTACAGTGGATCTTGTGGCCGAAATGGTCACCATAAATCCCTTTGATTTTTTTCTGGAGGAATATGCCCGGGAGTATCCATTTAAATATTCATCGGAAGTCAAAACAGATCTGGGGCCTTTTTTACAGAAAACCTGCACGGACAGCAAATTTACGGACTATCTCTCCCGCATCAGCCGCAAAAAGGAGAACACGATTGATTTTCTGGTTCGCGTGAACCAAGATCTGCAAAAGGCCATCCGTTACAACATCCGCATGGAGCCCAATGTCCAGACCTGTGAAGAAACGCTGACCAAACTGTCCGGCTCCTGCAGGGATTCGGCCTGGCTGCTGGTCAATATTTTACGCCACCTGGGCCTGGCTGCGCGGTTTGTTTCAGGATACCTGATTCAGCTCACCGCCGATGTCAAATCCCTTGATGGGCCTTCCGGACCGGAACAGGATTTCACTGATCTGCACGCCTGGGTGGAGGTGTATCTGCCCGGTGCCGGCTGGGTGGGACTGGACCCGACCTCGGGCCTTTTGGCCGGGGAAGGCCATATCCCCCTTGCCTGCACGCCGTTTCCCAAGAGTGCAGCGCCCGTCACAGGGGGGCTTGAAGCATGCGAGGTTGATTTTTGCCACACCATGCGCGTTACGCGCATTCACGAAGATCCCCGTTCCACCAAACCCTATCCCGAAGAGATATGGACGAAGATCCATGATCTTGGATTCCGGGTGGATGACGAGATTAAAAAGGAAAACATCACCCTGACCATGGGCGGAGAGCCCACCTTCGTGTCTGCCACGGACATGGACGCAGATGAATGGAATACTGCGGCAGTAGGCCCCACAAAAAGAATCAAGGCCATGGAGCTACTCCAGCGTCTACGGATCAAATGGGCCCCCGGCAGCCTTCTTCACATCGGACAGGGCAAGTGGTATCCGGGAGAATCCCTGCCCCGCTGGGCCCTGGGATGTTACTGGCGAAAGGACGGCAAACCCCTGTGGAAGGATCCGTCTCTTTTGGCCGATGACACCAAAGATTACAAATTCGGCGCGACCCATGCCCAGGTCTTGATGCAGACCATTACCCAGGTGCTGGGTGTGGATGAAAAGTATATCATTCCTGCCTATGAAGATGTGTTTCACTGGCTGCTCAAAGAACAGCGCCTGCCGATGAACGTGACCCCCGAAGACTCCCGCCTGAAAGATCCCGAGGAGCGCGCCCGCATGGCCCGGGTATTTGAACAGGGAATCGGTGCGGTAACCGGATTTGTTCTGCCCATAAAAAAAGGGTCCTGGAAGAGCTGTACCTGGCAACTGCGTTCAAATAATTTATTCCTGGTCCCCGGAGATTCGCCCATGGGACTTCGTCTGCCCCTGGACAGCCTTCCCTGGGTAGCCCCCAGGCAGTATCCCCACATCGTGGAAGAAGACCCCATGGGAATCCACGGCCCGTTTCCGGATCCTCTGACAACCGAATCGGACAAGGAGCTGTTGCGCCGGACAGAAAAGGAAAAGGATGGTCAGTTAAATATTCCGGGACTGCCTGAAACAGAAACCCGGGATGACATCGTATCTCAAACGCTTGGACCCGCCTCCCAGAAGGTTTATTACACCAGCGGCAGCGAACCGGTTATCCGGACGGCACTTTGTATCCAGCCCAGGGATGGACGGCTCTACGTGTTCATGCCCCCCATGGCCAGTGCGTCTGATTATTTCGAGCTCATTGCGGCAGTGGAACAGGCCGCGTCCACCACAGGATTTCCAGTTATCATTGAAGGCTACACCCCGCCCTTTGACCACCGGATCAATGTTCTCAATGTCACACCGGATCCGGGGGTTATTGAAGTGAACATCCACCCGGCCACCTCCTGGAGGCAAATGGTGGAGGTTACCTGTGACCTATACGAAGAAGCAAGACAGTCCGTACTTGGCACGGAAAAATTCATGCTGGACGGCCGGCATTCCGGCACGGGCGGCGGCAACCACATCGTCATGGGCGGCCCCAGTCCCGGACAGAGTCCATGGCTTGCCCGTCCGGATCTGCTGCGCAGTTTTTTAGCGTTCTGGAACAACCACCCCTCCCTGTCGTTTCTGTTTTCAGGGTTGTTCATCGGACCCACCAGCCAGTCTCCCAGAATTGATGAGGCCCGCCACGACACCCTGGACGAACTGGACATTGCCTTTGCCGAGCTGGATAACCAAAAGGAATCCTATCAATCCTATTTCCTGCCCGGGTCAGACAAAGGGCTGCCATGTCCGCCCTGGCTGGTGGACCGGCTGTTCCGCCACTTGCTCACGGACCTTACCGGCAATACCCACCGGGCCGAGTTCTGCATTGACAAATTGTACTCCCCGGACTCCTCCTCCGGGCGGCTTGGGCTATTGGAGTTCCGCTCCTTTGAGATGCCGCCCCATGCCAGGATGAGCCTTGCCCAGCAGCTTTTGCTGCGTATATTTCTACTCAAATTCTGGAAAACGCCTTACCGGGAGAAGCTGGTACGGTGGGGCACAGCCCTGCACGATAAATTCATGCTGCCCTTTTATGTGTGGCAGGATTTCTGTGATGTACTGGATATTCTGCGCCGGGACGGCTACGACCTGACGCCCGCATGTTTTCACCCCCACTTTGAATTCAGGTTCCCGTTTATCGGAAAAGTCTGCCATGCGGGTGTGGAAATGGAGCTGCGCACAGCCATTGAACCCTGGCATGTCCTGGGAGAAGAACCCGGTGGCGGTGGCACAGCCAGGTATGTGGACTCCTCTTTGGAGCGTATCCAGATCAAGGTAAGCGGCATGACAGACAACCGTTACCAGGTGCTTTGCAATGGGCGTCCGGTTCCTTTGCATCCCACGGACGTCAATGCCCAGTTTGTTGCCGGAATCCGGTACCGCGCCTGGCAGCCCCCGTCCTGCCTGCATCCTACCATTGGCGTGCATACCCCGCTGATCTTTGATCTGGTAGACACCTGGAGTCTGAGATCCGTGGGCGGCTGCACCTACCATGCATCCCATCCAGGGGGCCGAAATTACGACACCTTTCCAATAAACTCCCTGGAGGCCGAAGGCCGGCGAATTTCCCGGTTCAGGGACATCGGCCACACCCCCGGTCCCATGGGACAGATACCCCATGAACCCTTAAATCCAAGATTTCCACATACTCTGGACTTAAGAACCCGGCCCTGA
- a CDS encoding alpha-E domain-containing protein, with amino-acid sequence MLSRVADSIYWMTRYIERAENIARFINVNLNLSLDMTSEISGAWQPLVMTTGDHEVFEKRYGTDYSRDNVIQFLALDREYTNSIFSCVAAARENARSVREIISSTMWEEINRSYLLIKEAAKNRLPNKDPHRFFKDITMLSYMFTGLLHTTMSRGEAFHFAQLGQLLERADKTSRILDVKYFMLLPKPENVNSPYDVIQWGAVLKSTSGFETYRKQFHRIVPKQVCNFLIFDPNFPRSVHCCLTSAQCALHKITGTPRGAVSNPAEKSLGRLCADLDYSDIDDVISAGMHEYLDELQTKVNQVGKDIHDAFFKILYTTKEHTPATPAQ; translated from the coding sequence ATGTTAAGCCGCGTTGCAGATTCCATCTACTGGATGACCCGATATATTGAAAGAGCCGAAAATATAGCTCGTTTTATTAATGTAAACCTCAACCTTTCTCTGGACATGACATCAGAAATATCCGGGGCCTGGCAACCCCTGGTGATGACCACAGGCGACCATGAAGTTTTTGAAAAGCGTTACGGCACAGATTATTCCAGGGACAATGTGATCCAGTTTCTGGCCCTGGACAGGGAGTACACAAACTCCATCTTTTCATGCGTAGCCGCTGCCAGGGAAAACGCCCGAAGCGTCCGGGAGATCATCTCATCAACCATGTGGGAAGAGATTAACCGCTCCTATCTTCTGATCAAGGAGGCAGCAAAAAACCGTCTGCCCAACAAGGACCCCCACCGATTTTTCAAAGACATCACCATGCTGAGCTATATGTTTACGGGCCTTTTACACACCACCATGTCCCGGGGGGAGGCATTTCATTTTGCCCAGCTTGGACAGCTGCTGGAACGGGCAGACAAGACATCGCGGATTCTGGATGTCAAATACTTTATGTTATTGCCCAAGCCCGAGAATGTAAACTCCCCCTATGATGTGATCCAGTGGGGCGCTGTACTTAAATCCACTTCAGGCTTTGAAACCTATCGAAAGCAATTTCACCGGATTGTCCCCAAACAGGTGTGCAACTTTCTTATCTTTGATCCAAATTTTCCAAGATCCGTCCACTGCTGTCTGACAAGTGCCCAGTGTGCGCTGCATAAAATCACCGGTACCCCAAGGGGCGCAGTATCCAATCCTGCGGAAAAAAGCCTGGGACGGCTGTGTGCGGATCTGGATTATTCGGATATTGATGATGTGATTTCTGCCGGCATGCACGAATACCTGGATGAGTTACAGACAAAGGTCAACCAGGTGGGCAAAGATATCCATGACGCTTTTTTCAAAATCCTCTATACTACGAAAGAACATACTCCGGCGACTCCGGCCCAGTAA
- a CDS encoding circularly permuted type 2 ATP-grasp protein, translating to MKFSNYIPAEYYDELFHKDGTVRDGAKKLIDKIESLPEDALIIKQQSAETSLLQLGNTFNVYGSEEGTEKILPFDIIPRIIEDKEWQHIEKGLQQRIHALNLFLEDIYHDKKILLDKVVPKDLIMSCTAYRKQMEGFTPPKGVWCHVTGTDLIRDTDGKFYVLEDNLRCPSGVSYVLENRQVLKRTFPEVFVSSRVRAVDEYPHKLLATLENLLPATASNPKIGVLTPGRYNSAYFEHSFLAQQMGIELVEGQDLVVSNDRLYMRTTKGLSPIDVLYRRIDDDFIDPKVFRPDSMLGVPGIMSAYFKGRVAMANAPGTGVADDKAVYAYVPKIIKYYLGEDPILPNVPTYVCWDEKDRAHVLDNLDKFVVKAANESGGYGMMIGPHADQAEREEFARRIKANPRTYIAQPTISLSQVPTIIGDHFEGRHVDLRPYVLYGEDIYVLPGGLTRVALKKGSLVVNSSQGGGTKDSWVLSGTD from the coding sequence ATGAAATTTTCAAATTATATTCCAGCAGAGTACTACGATGAACTCTTTCACAAAGACGGCACTGTCAGAGACGGCGCTAAAAAGCTCATCGACAAAATCGAGTCTCTGCCAGAAGATGCGCTGATTATCAAACAGCAGTCTGCCGAGACCTCACTTCTACAGTTAGGCAATACCTTTAATGTCTATGGCAGCGAGGAAGGAACAGAAAAAATCCTTCCCTTTGACATTATCCCGAGAATCATTGAGGACAAGGAGTGGCAGCATATTGAAAAGGGACTGCAGCAGCGTATCCATGCCTTGAACCTGTTTCTGGAAGATATCTACCATGATAAAAAAATCCTTTTGGACAAGGTGGTTCCTAAGGATCTGATCATGTCCTGCACGGCTTACCGCAAGCAAATGGAAGGATTCACTCCGCCCAAAGGTGTATGGTGCCATGTGACGGGAACGGACCTGATACGGGATACGGACGGCAAATTTTATGTGCTTGAGGACAACTTACGCTGTCCATCCGGCGTCTCCTATGTGCTCGAAAACCGCCAGGTCCTGAAAAGAACATTCCCCGAGGTTTTTGTAAGCTCCCGGGTCCGGGCCGTGGACGAATACCCCCACAAGCTTCTGGCCACCCTGGAAAATCTTTTGCCGGCCACAGCCTCCAATCCCAAAATCGGGGTGCTGACACCGGGACGGTATAATTCGGCCTATTTTGAACATTCATTCCTTGCCCAGCAGATGGGTATCGAACTGGTGGAGGGTCAGGACCTTGTGGTATCCAATGACCGGCTTTATATGCGGACCACCAAGGGCCTTTCCCCCATCGACGTTCTTTACCGCCGCATTGATGATGATTTCATTGATCCCAAAGTGTTCCGGCCCGATTCCATGCTCGGGGTTCCGGGTATCATGTCGGCCTATTTCAAAGGCCGGGTGGCCATGGCCAATGCGCCGGGCACAGGCGTGGCGGATGACAAGGCCGTTTACGCCTATGTTCCCAAGATTATTAAATACTATCTGGGAGAAGATCCTATTTTACCCAATGTTCCCACCTATGTGTGCTGGGACGAAAAAGACCGGGCCCATGTGCTTGACAATCTGGATAAATTCGTGGTCAAGGCGGCCAATGAAAGCGGCGGATACGGCATGATGATCGGCCCCCACGCAGACCAGGCCGAACGCGAGGAGTTTGCCCGCCGTATCAAGGCCAATCCCAGAACTTACATTGCCCAGCCCACTATCAGCCTTTCCCAGGTTCCCACCATTATCGGGGATCATTTTGAAGGGCGGCATGTGGATCTTCGCCCCTACGTTCTTTATGGCGAGGATATCTATGTGCTTCCGGGAGGTCTGACACGGGTGGCCTTGAAAAAAGGCTCCCTGGTGGTGAACTCATCCCAGGGCGGGGGAACAAAGGACTCCTGGGTATTGAGCGGTACGGATTAA